From the genome of bacterium:
TCTCCTTTAATAGTTCCGAGATAATCATAAAGGTCATTGAATTCCATATTTATTAATTCAGAAATTGTTTTTCCATTCACTTTTACACTTCTTGCTTTTTCATTTATTCTTGAACCGCCACAGGAATCGCAATCAGAATAAACAAAATATCTTTGATAGGCATCTTTCCTCTCTTTGGACAATTCCTCTTTTGCTTTATTTACATATATCCTCTCGAGTTTTCTGGCTATGCCCTCAAAGTTCTTTGAATATGTTCCAGCGCCATGCTTTTTTTCAATAGGAATAGACTTCACATAAAGAAAATCATTCAATTCTTTTTCTGAGAAATCCTTTAGCTTCTTATCCACATCAAAAAGACCTGCTGCAATCATCTCTCTCCAGTTCCATCCTCCAACCTTATGGTCAGGATGGTTAATTGCTCCCTCCCTAATTGTTTTTTCCTTATCCAAAAGCATATTTACATCAACTTTAATCTGTTTTCCTAATCCTTTACAATGTGGACACATACCCAATGGATGGTTAAACCCAAAAACAAATGAGGGTCCTATAAACTTGTCACCACATCTGGAAAAAAGGAGCCTTAGGTAAGTATACAACTCCGTTGCTGTTCCAACAGTGCTTCTTAAGGTAGTCCCCATTCGTTTTTGGTCAATAACAATTGCTGTCGAAATATTTTTTATCTCTTCGACAGGTGGTTTGGACAGTTTAGGCATCCTTGCTCTTGCAAAGGAAGAAAAAGTTTCAATAAGTTGCCTTTGAGACTCAGTGTAAATTGTATCAAAAACCAATGAAGATTTTCCAGAACCAGAGACTCCTGTAAATACAACTAATTTATTTTTGGGAATTTCTAATGAAACATTCTTCAAATTATGAGTCTTTGCATTTTTTATTATTATTTTATCGTGATTCATTTTTTTCACCGCAGTTTAAACAAATTGGTCTGTGGACGCAAAGAACTTTACCACATTTGTGACATTTCCATCTTGATTTTTCATTCTTAACGAACTTGGTTATGCCTAAATTCTTAATGTTTTCAAGATTTTCAATCATGCTCATTCCATGCTTTGTTCTGTATCTTTTATCAAGATTCTTTAATCTTTTACATGGATATTTGTCGCATTTATCTGAGCAAAATTTCATTTTATTTTTCTTTAGAACTTGACAACTTCTTATGATGCATTGTCTACCATAACTTGATTTGTATGCATCCATTTCCCTGCAACCATGACATTTGTTTTTATCTCTAAGATAACCTAGGCATATTCCGCAGTTCATTCCGCAGGGCGCAATTAAATTACTTTTCATTTTTATAATCCTTAATAAATTTAATTAACCATCCTTTTTCTGCTTTATTCAGATATATTCTTCTTGTTGCCAGTTGAATATTTCCAAGAGGGCATTTGCCATCAATAAGAATTTCTCTAATTCATTATAGCATTTTATCATCTTGTAAAGTGATTCTGAGTATTCTGTTAATTGCTCCATAGCTTCTTTCTTGTTTAATAAATTCAAATTTGCCAAACCTATGACAATTGGGTGCTTAGAAGCTTGCCAAGCCGAAATCATTTCTTTTTAATTTATCCTTGAAAACTTTTTTGCCTTGTTCAGTAATTGAATAAATCTTCTGAGTAACATTGTTTTTTGAAAGTTAAACTATAGGGTACCTCTAATAATTCCTTTTAGGGTGAGCGAATTATAAAAAAAGTCACATTTATTTCTCAAAGCCCCCTTCCTGCCCTTCGGGCATCCTTCCTCCGAGGGGGCAGGAACTAACCGTGGTGCAACGACTTCCCTTGCCCCCTCCGGGGGACACGAAGCGCAGCGTAGAGCCGCGAAGCGCAAGGGACCGAGGGTCAGGGGGCTGTAGTTAAAAAACTCGCCTTTTTTTAACATCTGTAAAACGACTTTTACAAAAGGCCCGAGTTATAAAATTCATGGCTGCATGTAAGTAGTATAATATTGCATAATAGACCGTAATACCAAAAAAAATATTTGCAGGACAATACCGGTATAGAATCGGACGTCATTTTTTATAATCAGCCGTTGTTTTGTCCGCAAAAATATCATCTGACCATATCCTTTTATGAGATACACCCGTTAAACATGAACAGATTTGAATAATTGACATTAATGAGTGAATGTAGTATTTTGGTTGACAAGAGCATAAATTATAAATACTATGAATATTAAAATCTTCAAAACCTTTCTTCAATAAACAATAACACTTAACTCTTTAAGAAAGACACACGTTTTCGTGTCTGAACTCAGGATCAAACGATACCCACAGAAGCTAACCCGGCAGGATTTTTATCCGCTCGCTTATTATTATATGTACCTTACACGGCAGCTCGAAAACCGTATGATCGAGTTGTTTCAAAAAGGATACATCAAGGGTACGGTAACGATAAGCAGCGGAAATGAGGCTACCGCTATCGGTATGGCTCTTCCTCTGAGACCGTGCCTCGATGTGGTTACATTCATGCACCGTGATATAGCTTCTCATCTTATTATGGGAGTCAAACCTTATACCCTGCTCTGTCAATATATGGCGAACAGGGAAAGTCCGACT
Proteins encoded in this window:
- a CDS encoding DUF3795 domain-containing protein, encoding MKSNLIAPCGMNCGICLGYLRDKNKCHGCREMDAYKSSYGRQCIIRSCQVLKKNKMKFCSDKCDKYPCKRLKNLDKRYRTKHGMSMIENLENIKNLGITKFVKNEKSRWKCHKCGKVLCVHRPICLNCGEKNESR